Proteins from a single region of Candidatus Omnitrophota bacterium:
- a CDS encoding DUF4040 domain-containing protein: MIEIYLILIFMITAAIIAVVAKDLLSSIIAIGAVGIGLSLAFLVLKAPDLAIMQLVVEILSLIILIRATTRRDIPFSTSGRWVFNTVATLLFVSVFLTGAYIAIKFIPDFGSPLMRISRTYIAEGMTRTGAMNIVAAINLNYRALDTLGEATMMFAAIVGVLAVARKIGRKG; this comes from the coding sequence ATGATAGAGATATATCTTATACTTATATTTATGATAACGGCGGCCATCATAGCAGTGGTGGCCAAAGACCTTCTATCGAGCATAATAGCGATAGGCGCGGTGGGGATAGGCTTATCGCTGGCGTTTCTGGTGTTGAAGGCGCCGGACCTGGCGATAATGCAGTTGGTCGTAGAGATATTGAGCCTTATAATACTTATTCGCGCCACCACGAGAAGGGATATCCCGTTCAGTACGTCCGGCAGGTGGGTTTTTAATACGGTCGCGACGCTTCTTTTCGTGTCCGTATTTTTGACAGGCGCGTACATAGCGATAAAGTTTATACCGGATTTTGGTTCCCCGCTTATGCGTATATCGAGGACTTACATAGCGGAGGGCATGACGCGGACAGGTGCGATGAATATCGTCGCCGCGATAAATTTAAATTACAGAGCGCTCGATACCCTTGGCGAGGCGACGATGATGTTCGCGGCCATAGTTGGCGTTC